One Syntrophaceae bacterium DNA window includes the following coding sequences:
- a CDS encoding antibiotic biosynthesis monooxygenase, with protein MIYVIATIELSPGGKEKYLAELKRVMPLVHKEKGCLEYGPTVDVPTGIPIQPAPRENTVTLIERWESVDALKLHLTQPHFLEYRERVKDVMKSVSIQVLTPA; from the coding sequence ATGATCTACGTGATTGCGACGATCGAGCTGAGCCCCGGCGGCAAGGAGAAATACCTGGCGGAGCTCAAGCGGGTCATGCCCCTGGTGCACAAGGAGAAGGGCTGCCTCGAGTACGGGCCCACGGTGGACGTGCCCACGGGCATCCCGATCCAGCCGGCGCCGCGCGAAAATACGGTGACCCTGATCGAGCGGTGGGAAAGCGTGGATGCACTGAAGCTCCACCTCACGCAGCCGCATTTCCTGGAGTACCGCGAGCGGGTCAAGGACGTGATGAAGAGCGTCTCGATCCAGGTGCTGACGCCTGCATAA